In the genome of Rhizophagus irregularis chromosome 22, complete sequence, one region contains:
- a CDS encoding uncharacterized protein (SECRETED:cutsite_LSA-LL; SECRETED:prob_0.1696); SECRETED:SignalP(1-24): MPTLAAYSLISLLFTVSCAFNLSALLLPNWIYVTLPPVHMHQNFGLFRLCSYSFFNDDCRPFPSQSDDDCKEEYFCEEWGLAALTMILATIIGGLVWFDLIGVLIGGRLKRERSWQRISSMFILHALLQFTSIFLIAHLFTMSSKFYYGAKYDISFIFANVSACFSFILAILLFSNGLFSPPEYAYMR, from the exons ATGCCTACATTAGCTGcttattctttaatatctttattgtTCACAGTTTCTTGTGCTTTTAATTTATCAGCTTTGTTATTACCAAATTG GATCTATGTAACTTTGCCACCAGTTCATATGCATcaaaattttggtttatttaGA tTATGCTCTTATTCATTCTTTAATGATGATTGTCGGCCTTTTCCATCACAATCAGATGATGACTGTAAAGAAGAATATTTTTGTGAAGAATGGGGTTTAGCTGCATTAACAATGATATTAGCTACAATTATAGGAGGTTTAGTATGGTTTGATTTAATTGGAGTTCTAATAGGAGGAAGATTAAAAAGAGAAAGATCATGGCAAAGAATTTCTTCAATGTTTATACTTCATg ctttattacaatttacatcaatatttttaattgctcATCTTTTTACTAtgtcatcaaaattttattatggggcaaaatatgatattagttttatatttgcaaatgTTTCAGCatgttttagttttattttagctattttattattttcaaatggATTATTTTCTCCACCTGAATATGCCTACATgcgttaa